CGACTGAAAAACGAACGCATGCCTAGTTTCAAAATTCCGTGTCAAAAGCTGTTGCTCCCTTGTCCAACTTCTCACAAGTGGCCAAAATAGCAGCTGCGACTAGCAAGATATACGGGCCCACAAGCGGCAAAATCGAAATTGGCCCGGTTGGAAAAGGCAGCAGCCCGCAAGTGGAAAGTTACCACTGCACATGCATGATAGTAACCATTGCCGGCACTAATTCTCCATTGGAACCTGTTCTTTGATGACTAGTCAAGGCCTGTTCAccacatgatgatgatagtaCTGCCAATTTTCCATCACGCAACGCGGTTCAACAGCCAACCACCAGAATATCGACAGAAACGGAGGGATTTCTGTACAAGTTTACAACAGTCACCGATTGCCCACAATTGAAATCGACCATAGATCATTTCTCCTGCACTCTTCACCTGATCAGACTCCCAAAACAATCAAGATGGCAGCGGCGATGAAGCTGGTTGTCGGTGGCTTCTTGTCCGCTGTCGTGGACGGTGCAGCCACCAAGGCCGTTGCATGCCTCGAGAGCAACTATGGCATGCCAGAGCGCGCCAAGGAGCTGCTGAGAGAGCTGGAGACCAGGCTCACCGTGGTGAAGGCCGTATCCGAGGCGGCGGACAACCGGCTCATCACCAACACCAACCTGGTCCAGTGGCTGAAGCGCCTGCACGCAGCGGCTCAGGAAGCCGAGAATGCCCTCGACGAATTTGAGGTCGAAGAGGCGAGCATCACAGGCAAGCGCAAGGTGAGCGAGCTCATGGTGTCGTCTCTCAGGTCTCTGAAAAGTTTGGTCATCCCTGATAACGGCATGGGAAGGCTGGAGCATGTGGTGAGAACCCTCGCCCAGCTCTGTGAAAGCTCGGCCACTTTTGTTGAGCTTCTCAAGATGGATGATTCCAAAGCAAACCAGCAGCTGGCAGGAGTTGTTAGAGAGTCTAGCTCTCACCTTCCCGTAGATGTCGAAGTGTTTGGCCGGGATGAGGTCAAGGAGTTGATCCTGAAGGTAATTATTGGATCCTCATGGCATGATCATGCAGGATCCGACAGTGGAACTGGAAAAATAAGAGCAGCTAGGCACAACATTCTTGTTCTCCCAATAGTTGGTATGAGCGGTATGGGGAAGACAATACTTGCCCAAGTCATCTACAATCATGCCAAGGTGAAGGAGCACTTTCAGCACAGAGCTTGGGTCTATGTTTCAGAGCATTTCAGCTTCAAAAGAACTTTGCAAGAGATCCTGCGTTCCTTCAATGGATACGAAAACATGGATTTGGATAGCGGTGATAGCATGGAAGTCACCATTACAAAGCTCCGTAGCAAGCTCTGTGGAAATAGGTTCTTTCTGGTGCTAGACAACGTATGGGCCGAGATGTGCCAGGAATGGAGCACCCTTCTCACTGCATTATCCGACGAGGCACGTCAACATGGCAGTGTTCTCCTCGTCACAACTCAGAGCCAAAGGGTTGCACAAATTGTTGCCACGATATGTCCTGTATATCTGAAAGCGTTGCCATGGGAGAGCTTCTGGCCTCTCTTTCAGTACCATGCATTCGGAGGTGTGGAAGTTGCCCAAAAAGAAGACAACCAAAACATGCTATTGATTGGTGAAGAGATCGCAAAGAAGCTAGATGGAATGCCTTTAGCAGCGAAAGTAATAGGAAACCTGCTGAGATGTAGATTCTCCTGGGATAACTGGAGAAGAGTTGCCAACAGTGACTGGTGGAACTTGGGTGAAGCTTTGCAGGGCATTCTACCCTACCTCAGGGTCAGTTACCAGCACCTGTCACCAAAAGAAAGGCAATGTTTTGCCTTCTGCTCGATATTTCCTAGGAACTACCTGTTCGACAAGGACAGGTTGGTTCAAATGTGGATTGCTCACGATTTCATTCAGAGCAACGACGTCCCAGATGGTATGAGGCTGGAAGATGTTGGGAGGCAGTGTTTCGATGATCTTTTGGACAGGTCCTTGTTCCAACCAACATTTGTCAGCAACAAGTATGTCATGCATGATTTGGTACATGGTTTAGCAATCGTCATTTCTCTGCACCAATGTTTCCTCCATGGAGAAAGATCAGGGGGAGCTTCGTCCTCAGCACCGGAAAATGTTCGTCACTTAGCCCTGCAGATTGGTAGCCTCGAACAATGCCAGGAGCTGCACAAGTACAGAAATCTGCGCACTCTCCTACTATTTGGTCGTTTTGAGAGTGATGCAACTTTTTCCCTCCTTGATGGCGTGCTAGGAAACTCACCAGGTCTCCGTGTGCTGGACTTATCGTATGTCGAAGCTCCAGGGAAGGGATGGCCTAGTGATGCTAGGGGGCTGAGGAAACTGCGATTCCTTGATCTTTCATTTACAAGGATTGCAAGGTTTAAGGATCTCCCCAGCAATCTCCAAGTTTTGCATCTTCGCGGATATGACGCTGACTGCTTGCCACAAAGCATTACCAAACTGACCAACCTGAGGCATCTTTACGTAGATGATTCAGCGCTCTCCAAGATTCAAGGTATTGGACGGCTAACTGAACTTCAAGAATTGGATAGCTTCATTGTTCGAAAGGGGCAAGGATTTATGATACGAGAGTTGAAGAACATGCGAGAGCTCACGGTGCGATTGTGCATCCGCGGCATCGAGAATGTGAGAAGCAAGGAGGAGGCGATGGAAGCCAGATTGATGGACAAGAAACACCTGGGCGCCTTGGTGATCGAAGGGAGAAAGGTGCCCAAGTTTGCTCTTGAAGGACTGCAGCCACACCGAAACATACAGGAACTAACCATCAAATTCTACCAGGACCAAGTTTTTCCTCACTGGGTGCTGCAGCCAGATAACTTGGCCAATCTCTTGCATATAAATCTTGAAAGCTGCCGCTTGTTGTCTACCCTTCCAACATTGGGCCATCTCCCTATGCTCAAGCTTCTCAGTCTAAGAAAGCTGCCCTCAGTAAAGCACATCGATGGCACATCCTTCGGTTGTTTTCCATCTCTTCAGGAGTTGGAGTTTCATTGGGTGGAGCAATTGGAGGAATGGACAGAGCCagacgcagcagcagcagcagaactTCATGCTCATGGGTCGTCGTTGTTCCTCAGATGTCTCAAGAAGCTCCATCTTGAATCCTGCCCGTCACTGAGACAGTTGCCACAGCTTCCATACTTATCTGCATTGAAAGAGCTGAAGATCTCCAAGCCTGGAAGCTACGTTCTGGCATTACCAACCTGTACACAAGTCTTGGAATACCTCACAACGTTGAAGATTGAGTATTGCCACCACAGCGTTGTACTGTCTGCGCATCAATTCAAGTCCCTGGAAAATCTCGAGCTCATCAAATGTGAAGGGGTACGTTTGGCTGATGGCTTCCAGTGCTTTGGCAACCTTAGAAGCGCACGGGTGGAGAGTTGTCCTCAACTCTTAAGTGCCACCGCTGCCTTTGTCTCGACTGGTCTTGGGCAAGaatcacatgagaagaagcagcagcaggagcaggatGCCAATCTTCTAACCAACCTCAGAACTGATGACAGCTTGATGACCGGAGATTACTTCAGGGCGATGGGAAACCTCCCATCACTTCACAATCTGTTGTTCTTCGACATACCCAATTTAACACATTTTTCGGAGGAGCAGGAACTATGGTTTCAGCAACTGACCTCACTGGAGTGCCTCTCCATTGTAAGCTGCTACGCGTTGCAACGCCTCCCTTCTTCCTTGGCTGCTATTCCATCCATCAAGACACTAGGACTTTTTAGCTTGCACAATCTACACTCCTTGCCGGATGATGCTCTTCCTCCGACGCTCCAAGAGTTGCATATCAGCCACTGTACTGGAGATCTGAATATTCGGGTATCTAAAGATGGGGCCGATTGGCCAAAGGTTGTTCATGTTCCATACATCAAAGTTGACGGTACAGTTATCCAAAACATATAGACTTTTGTACTGTGTATATGAACTGCTAAGCAATATCTCGTATGACCAAAAAAATGGCTTGTGGTATTCAGCAATCCAGTCAACATGTTTTTTTCTCTGTCATATGTTTTCTTGAACAGGTCAATTATATCCTTGTCGAAAAGGTACACATAATACATATAAGCATGATCATATAACTTGAAGTTGGAACTAGAGCGgtagagccattgtttcaaTTATCGCGTACTGGATCTTCTTAGCATCTTGAAAGAGCAACAAAGCCCTATTTGCAATCTTGTTGTTTGGGTATGCGCTGCTGACTCATGTGTCGCTGCATCGTTGACTCAGCCTAACAATCAGTCACTGCAAAGATTAGCAATGGCATTCTTGATCATTAAGCTTATTCTTTTGGCAAAAGCCACATTCCACTTCCAACGTCAAATTCATAATATCTGTTTGCCATCTGTGATTCTGTGACTCATTACTGGATGCATATTTCAAAATTCCATTGGTCGACAGTATGTCTTTAGCCTTTTACTTATGTCAGGCTCATGTTCCCTGATGTCAGTATCTTCTTCTGCAATCAAACCAGCCATCTTCTCGTGTCGAGTCAACACAAACAGCACGCGTGTATCATGTGTGCAACCAGACCGAGGAAGTTGTTTTCTAATTTCACAGGATTCTGGAGAATGGTGAAAACAAAGTAAGGATGCCACTCACTGCAGATTGTAGAGTAGCTGGTGGGCAGACCCAAAAAGAAAATCAGGGAACAAAaagcgaaaaaaaaaaaagaaaccacaGAAGTACAGCAGATGAAAACATCCACGCAATTTGGAACAGTTCATGAACAAAAGTAACCCGAGGTACACCTGCAGCAGGGTGATAGCAGACAGAGCAGCAGAAAACGAGAGAGCGAGAGACCCTGACCTTGCTAAGCATTTCGTCGAGCAGGTTGTGGTCGACATGGACGAAGCGAGCTCTGCCGCGCCGGGCACGCACCTGCAGCAACGCCATGGAGGATAGGAGTAGGACGGGCGCCGCGGAGTCTGGTGATTGCTGCGTTTGCAGCTGACGCGGAAGAGGGCGGCGCTGCGGCGGCGAGTTTTGCAGGGTGCGGAGATGCAGCGCGGCGCGACGCGACGGGAGGCTCAATcggcggcgggcgggcgggccgCAGTCTCCGCTACCGGGACAGCGCGACGCGGGCAGCGTAGGCAGCGAGTTTGGGTCTGTTCTGGTTGGGTTTTTCAGACACTTCTCCGACTTCAATTGCTGCTAAAGCACAATAAAGCATTTCGCAGGACATTCCCGCGAAACTTGGGCCATTCTAATCAGCGCAGACGTGCTGGGACATTCTcgcaacttttcttttttgaaaaaaatttcaatccataacttttctttttggaaagttttcaaaaaaattatcgaGAAAAGTTACCGAAAAAATTAACGAGAAAAGTTATCAGAAAAAGTTAATGAGAaaagttttgaagaaaaaattttgaggaaaagttttcggaatttttttttcaaaagtagAAAGTGGGGCCTGTCAGGGGGCGGCGCGAACAACGCGTCTGGCATGCAAGTGCTAATAAGGAATTCTGATGAAACTGTCTGATTCCTATCCTACAGGAATGGTATGTTAGAatatatttgtgtaattttaaataaatctcaaaagcTCAACTATATGAAGACGGATGTGTAATGTTTTAGTTCTACTttgctagtggaggtggagAAAAACAACTTAAAAGGGATTCTCTTCTTctcccacttagcatgtgtggaagAGATGACTAGCAAAACACACACGCACGCTCGCTCGCCTCGTCGGGCcaggcggtggcggaggcgtACGGCACCTGCGTGAATGGTTCATCGAAATCAGGTCTAGTTGCTTGTGCAGGTGCGATCtctttttgcagttttattatttttgctATGTGGGCAAACAGGTAAATATATGAAAACCGTGTTAGTTAAGAGCCCAATCGTGACGCATAACTGAGTCCGGTCGTGGTGCGTCTCAACCGCTCGatcctctctatatatatatctgccaATCATCACCATAAAGAAGAGACGCCTATACGCAATTaaggttttgccaatttctctctgttgcgccgtcgcacgtagtctactccatcccgctgCGTCGGCGTGCACCGACAAACGGGAGAGCAAGTCTCCGGAACCcgtcgctcttgggatcctgcaccggGAGAGAGCGAATAAAGATTTTGGTAAGCGCGCATCGCAACTACTCACGATtagcttcctctacatcatcgcgaTCTACATtgactacttcatcatattCGTCGTTGTCCATTGCATCGACGTCATAGGAACCTCTGCATCTCACGCCGTCATCGGTTACGTACATTACAATCTGTATTAGATACTTAGTTGAAATCCTGCTCGAGTATTTATTCGAGACTCGTCAGAGCTAGTTGAATCCTACTTGAGTGATAGTCGAATTTAGTCAAGACTCGTTAGAGCTAGTCAAAATCTAATCGTTTTTATTATCTGCATCTATTCTTATTTATGTTATATcaggaattgaattaaattaaatctgaaagtgctattttctaacaatccaaaaatcttattgtaggcactttgaTTTAACTATGGCTGATTTTACCGATGCACTGAGGCCGAACAAGTTTaccggtgtgcactttaagagatgacaGGTCAAAGTCATTCTGTGGCTTACGGCTATGAACTGCTACTGGGTTGCTGCTGGCAGGCCTGAAGAAACTCTTTCCTCtgatgaagagaagaagttCGAGGAATCCAACatactctttgtaggatgtatTCTTAATGCTCTTACCAATCGTCTATGTGATGTGTACATACACATAAAGGACGCAAAGGAGTTATAGGATGCACTGAATGCAAAATTTATTGCGTCAGATGCAGGCAATGAACTGTATATCATGGAGTAGTATCATGATTATAAGATAGTCGATAATCGATTGGTAGTCGAGTAGGCTCATGAGATACAGTGTATTCTAAAGGAACTTGAACTCCTAAAGTGTGCCTTACCtgacaagtttgtggctggggcatcattgccaaattgCCTCCCTCGTGGAGTAATTTTGCCACTGCTCTAAAACACAAAAGACAAGAAATATCTGTTGAGAGTCTAATcacgtctcttgatgttgaggagaaagctcaggCTAAGCATGTGCATAACAAAGGAGGTGATGGATAGTATAGCGCAAATGTGGTGCAACAATCCTCTAACGGCAAGTTcaaagggaaaaataacaaggtcaaacaaaccaccaactttaagaagaagaagatgaacaaagatAATAAACTTTGTTTCGTATGCGGTGAGGTTGGCCATTGGGCTAAAGATTACCGAGACCATAAAGGGAAAAGGTTAATCAAGGAAAGAACACCAAGTCTGTCAACGTGACCATTGGCAACACTGGAGATGGAGCTAatgggtatggtaatttacctATTGTTCTTTCAGTGAATCAATCTaccagttggtggattgatattGGGGCTAATGTACATGTTTGTGCTGACATTTTaatattctcttcttatcaggttGCTCGGGATTCTTCCGTCTTAATGGGGAATGAGTCTCATACTTCTGTTTATGGTATTGTTACAGTAGATCTAAAGTTTACTTCGGGAAAGATCGTGCAGCTCAGAAACGTGCATCATACCTcttcaataaacaagaatctagttagcggttGTTAAGACAGACGTACCTGTAATAAGATAGACATCTAGATGTGAACGaactcacagacggtttttataAATATGTCTGTTTCTATCTTACAAACACAGACAACTTGTAGAAAAATCCATCTGTGATATTGTCAGGCAAAAATACGATTTTGTACaatatacgtgaccgtatttactGAAATGGATAACTATTTTCCGTATTTATgaatttagcacatgtattcagcacacggtgtgccgaaaacgaATTTTCGAAACACGGTGCACCGAAAAAGTCAttttcagcacaccgtgtgccgaatacagcaaaaagcgtatttcggcacaccgtgtgccgaaatacatgTTTTCTTCGTGCTCCCTGCATTTCATGTAATTTGACTGTGTATTTTATGTAACCAAATTAAAAATTTGTTGCTAATGTAAgacatttcaaaatgcatgaGTAAAAAAGCAGTCTTTAAGGCGACCGATAGTCTAAACAAGGTATATTCGAACATGCGCCACATTAACAAGGTATCAGTGATCATCTTAAAATAGTGATGGAAAGTGATGATGTAGATTAGTGAAatcgtcgaggcattggtggcatgaaatcatcgtcgtcattgtctggaggtatcacggttcgagcacgtgctcttgtattgttcgttgaaccttgtactgtgtggctgtggctggtggaacgtcgaggcataggtggcatgaaatcgtcgtcgtcatcgtcgtccggaggtatcatggttcgagcacgtgctcttgtattgttcgttgaaccttctcctgtgtggctggtggaacaccgaggcattggtggcatgaaatcgtcgtcgtcgtcgtcgtcttcatgTATCATGGTACTAGGACGTGCTCTTGTAGTgtgagttgaaccttctcctgtgtggcttGTGGAACGCCGAGGCATTAGTGGCATCAAATTGTCATCAGCTCTTGTACCCCttgggttcgctgatcttcgtcgtcttcgacgcgaaccaggcagcacaccccccgccgaagagcatttgcattgccaagaggtgtggtatttctttgttgattaactcCGCGTCTTCTGGGAACACCTAAAGCAGAAGAGGGGTATTCGAATCAATAACAATAAGATAACTAtggtgatcaaatagaaaatgacgaacctgtatatgggatgcatactggtcgggcaacatcgccATCCTTCGTTGCCTCATATAAAAACCCAGtaaagaaggatggtcggctagttcgcaaacCATGAGGTATATTCAGCGGCGCTCATGTAATAGGGCCCTAAGGTCATCGGTTGTTACGTGTAGAAGTGGAACGGTGAACGCAGAACATGGCGGTCTTGTATTCAATTTAGACACaacttggattaggttgctctctttgaagggatcatccttccctccatgcacaacctgcaagaaggcagttaatgctatatcgatcgttgtataTGTCCATGGGAAGCCAGTACTAGAATTTCTCGCCATATTGAGATTTCCCTGCAACTTTtttgctctgcaccaaagcacgaatcgctggttatttaataaacattaaacatgtatgaaatatcGATAACGAtatatacaaatgcttaatacgttactgataaataagttatgtgtcctaattagttgaaaaagattatgtaaattaaatgtaattacttgaacactgaagtgtatggcatagtacaaatgagtacataatatagtgaataCATGTTAGTACAGATGAGTACACAAAATagatgagtacacaatataTTGCACTAGCTCATTAACGACGCCG
This genomic window from Phragmites australis chromosome 7, lpPhrAust1.1, whole genome shotgun sequence contains:
- the LOC133924047 gene encoding putative disease resistance protein RGA1, yielding MAAAMKLVVGGFLSAVVDGAATKAVACLESNYGMPERAKELLRELETRLTVVKAVSEAADNRLITNTNLVQWLKRLHAAAQEAENALDEFEVEEASITGKRKVSELMVSSLRSLKSLVIPDNGMGRLEHVVRTLAQLCESSATFVELLKMDDSKANQQLAGVVRESSSHLPVDVEVFGRDEVKELILKVIIGSSWHDHAGSDSGTGKIRAARHNILVLPIVGMSGMGKTILAQVIYNHAKVKEHFQHRAWVYVSEHFSFKRTLQEILRSFNGYENMDLDSGDSMEVTITKLRSKLCGNRFFLVLDNVWAEMCQEWSTLLTALSDEARQHGSVLLVTTQSQRVAQIVATICPVYLKALPWESFWPLFQYHAFGGVEVAQKEDNQNMLLIGEEIAKKLDGMPLAAKVIGNLLRCRFSWDNWRRVANSDWWNLGEALQGILPYLRVSYQHLSPKERQCFAFCSIFPRNYLFDKDRLVQMWIAHDFIQSNDVPDGMRLEDVGRQCFDDLLDRSLFQPTFVSNKYVMHDLVHGLAIVISLHQCFLHGERSGGASSSAPENVRHLALQIGSLEQCQELHKYRNLRTLLLFGRFESDATFSLLDGVLGNSPGLRVLDLSYVEAPGKGWPSDARGLRKLRFLDLSFTRIARFKDLPSNLQVLHLRGYDADCLPQSITKLTNLRHLYVDDSALSKIQGIGRLTELQELDSFIVRKGQGFMIRELKNMRELTVRLCIRGIENVRSKEEAMEARLMDKKHLGALVIEGRKVPKFALEGLQPHRNIQELTIKFYQDQVFPHWVLQPDNLANLLHINLESCRLLSTLPTLGHLPMLKLLSLRKLPSVKHIDGTSFGCFPSLQELEFHWVEQLEEWTEPDAAAAAELHAHGSSLFLRCLKKLHLESCPSLRQLPQLPYLSALKELKISKPGSYVLALPTCTQVLEYLTTLKIEYCHHSVVLSAHQFKSLENLELIKCEGVRLADGFQCFGNLRSARVESCPQLLSATAAFVSTGLGQESHEKKQQQEQDANLLTNLRTDDSLMTGDYFRAMGNLPSLHNLLFFDIPNLTHFSEEQELWFQQLTSLECLSIVSCYALQRLPSSLAAIPSIKTLGLFSLHNLHSLPDDALPPTLQELHISHCTGDLNIRVSKDGADWPKVVHVPYIKVDGTVIQNI